A single window of Pseudomonas benzenivorans DNA harbors:
- the cmk gene encoding (d)CMP kinase, with protein MTLQAPVITIDGPSGSGKGTIAGLLARRLSWNLLDSGALYRLLAFAARNHGVDLTNEEAMKVLAAHLDVQFKAARDDLGQRIILEGEDVTDLIRNEQIGAGASQVASLPAVREALLQRQRAFQEMPGLVADGRDMGTVVFTDAPLKIFLTASAEERARRRYLQLKAKGDDVNLASLLDEIRARDERDTQRSVAPLKPAADAIQLDSTELSVEQVLEHILSEVAIRDLAG; from the coding sequence ATGACCCTGCAAGCACCGGTTATCACTATCGACGGGCCGAGCGGTTCGGGCAAGGGCACCATTGCCGGGCTGTTGGCCAGGCGCTTGAGCTGGAACCTGCTGGACTCCGGCGCCTTGTACCGCCTGCTGGCCTTCGCTGCACGCAACCACGGCGTCGACCTGACCAATGAAGAGGCAATGAAGGTCCTTGCCGCTCATCTGGATGTGCAGTTCAAGGCCGCCAGGGATGATTTGGGCCAGCGCATCATCCTTGAGGGTGAGGACGTGACCGATTTGATCCGCAACGAGCAGATCGGCGCCGGTGCTTCGCAGGTGGCTTCTTTGCCGGCGGTGCGCGAGGCGCTGCTGCAGCGCCAGCGGGCGTTTCAGGAGATGCCGGGCCTGGTGGCCGATGGTCGCGACATGGGCACCGTGGTGTTTACCGATGCGCCGCTGAAGATATTCCTCACCGCCAGTGCCGAGGAGCGCGCGCGTCGGCGCTACTTGCAGTTGAAGGCGAAGGGCGATGATGTTAATCTCGCGAGTCTTCTCGACGAGATTCGTGCGCGCGATGAGCGTGACACCCAACGTTCCGTCGCGCCGCTCAAACCGGCTGCCGACGCGATCCAGTTGGACTCCACCGAACTTTCGGTCGAGCAGGTGCTCGAACACATTCTGAGTGAAGTCGCCATTCGCGATTTGGCCGGATGA
- the rpsA gene encoding 30S ribosomal protein S1 has protein sequence MSESFAELFEESLKSLDMQPGAIITGIVVDIDGDWVTVHAGLKSEGVIPLEQFFNEQGELTIKVGDEVHVALDAVEDGFGETKLSREKAKRAECWIVLEAAFAAEEVVKGVINGKVKGGFTVDVNGIRAFLPGSLVDVRPVRDTTHLEGKELEFKVIKLDQKRNNVVVSRRSVLEAENSAEREALLESLQEGQQVKGIVKNLTDYGAFVDLGGVDGLLHITDMAWKRIKHPSEIVNVGDEIDVKVLKYDRERNRVSLGLKQLGEDPWVAIKARYPESTRVMARVTNLTDYGCFAELEEGVEGLVHVSEMDWTNKNIHPSKVVQVGDEVEVMVLDIDEERRRISLGIKQCKTNPWEDFSSQFNKGDKISGTIKSITDFGIFIGLDGGIDGLVHLSDISWNEVGEEAVRRFKKGDELETVILSVDPERERISLGIKQLEDDPFSNYVSINDKGTIVRGVVKEVDAKGAIIDLGNDIEATLKASEISRDRVEDARNVLKEGEEVEAKIISVDRKSRVISLSIKSKDVEDEKEAIKEMRSKQDVESTGPTTIGDLLRAQMEKQN, from the coding sequence ATGAGCGAAAGCTTCGCAGAACTATTTGAAGAAAGCCTAAAATCCCTCGACATGCAGCCGGGTGCCATCATCACCGGCATCGTGGTCGACATCGACGGTGACTGGGTTACCGTGCATGCCGGCCTCAAGTCCGAGGGCGTCATCCCGCTCGAGCAGTTCTTCAACGAACAAGGCGAGCTGACCATCAAGGTCGGTGACGAAGTCCACGTTGCGCTGGACGCGGTTGAAGATGGCTTTGGTGAAACCAAGCTGTCCCGCGAAAAAGCCAAGCGCGCCGAGTGCTGGATTGTTCTGGAAGCAGCTTTCGCCGCTGAGGAAGTGGTCAAGGGCGTTATCAACGGTAAGGTTAAGGGCGGCTTCACTGTCGACGTTAACGGCATCCGTGCGTTCCTGCCAGGTTCCTTGGTCGATGTACGTCCGGTGCGTGATACCACTCACCTGGAAGGCAAAGAGCTCGAGTTCAAGGTCATCAAGCTGGACCAGAAGCGCAACAACGTTGTCGTTTCCCGCCGCAGCGTGCTGGAAGCCGAGAACAGCGCTGAGCGCGAAGCTCTGCTGGAATCCCTGCAGGAAGGCCAGCAGGTCAAGGGTATCGTCAAGAACCTCACCGACTACGGCGCGTTCGTGGACCTGGGTGGCGTCGACGGCCTGCTGCACATCACCGACATGGCCTGGAAGCGCATCAAGCACCCGTCCGAGATCGTCAACGTTGGCGACGAGATCGACGTCAAGGTTCTGAAGTACGATCGCGAGCGTAACCGCGTATCCCTCGGCCTGAAGCAGCTGGGCGAAGACCCATGGGTTGCCATCAAGGCCCGTTACCCGGAAAGCACCCGCGTCATGGCGCGCGTGACCAACCTGACCGACTACGGCTGCTTCGCTGAGCTGGAAGAAGGCGTTGAAGGTCTGGTACACGTTTCCGAAATGGACTGGACCAACAAGAACATCCACCCGTCGAAAGTCGTTCAGGTTGGCGACGAAGTGGAAGTCATGGTTCTGGACATCGACGAAGAGCGTCGTCGTATCTCCCTGGGTATCAAGCAGTGCAAGACCAACCCGTGGGAAGACTTCTCCAGCCAGTTCAACAAGGGTGACAAGATCTCCGGCACCATCAAGTCGATCACCGATTTCGGTATCTTCATTGGTCTGGACGGCGGCATCGACGGTCTGGTTCACCTGTCCGACATCTCCTGGAACGAAGTGGGCGAAGAAGCCGTACGCCGTTTCAAGAAGGGCGACGAGCTGGAAACCGTCATCCTGTCCGTTGATCCGGAGCGCGAGCGCATCTCCCTGGGTATCAAGCAGCTGGAAGACGATCCGTTCTCCAACTACGTTTCCATCAACGACAAGGGCACCATCGTCCGTGGCGTTGTGAAGGAAGTAGATGCCAAGGGCGCGATCATCGACCTGGGCAACGACATCGAGGCTACTCTGAAGGCTTCCGAAATCAGCCGTGACCGCGTTGAAGACGCGCGCAACGTGCTGAAGGAAGGCGAAGAAGTCGAAGCCAAGATCATCAGCGTTGACCGCAAGAGCCGTGTGATCAGCCTGTCCATCAAGTCGAAAGACGTTGAGGACGAGAAGGAAGCGATCAAGGAAATGCGCAGCAAGCAGGACGTTGAGTCCACCGGACCGACCACCATCGGTGACCTGCTCCGTGCACAGATGGAAAAGCAGAACTAA
- the ihfB gene encoding integration host factor subunit beta gives MTKSELIERIVTHQGQLSSKDVELAIKTMLEQMSQALATGDRIEIRGFGSFSLHYRAPRVGRNPKTGQSVRLDGKFVPHFKPGKELRDRVNEDE, from the coding sequence ATGACCAAGTCGGAGTTGATCGAAAGGATTGTCACCCACCAGGGGCAGCTGTCGTCGAAAGACGTCGAGCTGGCGATCAAGACCATGCTGGAACAGATGTCCCAGGCGCTGGCCACTGGCGACCGCATCGAGATTCGCGGTTTCGGCAGCTTCTCTCTGCACTACCGGGCGCCACGAGTGGGGCGCAACCCCAAGACCGGCCAGTCGGTGCGCTTGGATGGCAAGTTCGTGCCGCACTTCAAGCCCGGCAAAGAACTGCGTGACCGGGTAAACGAAGACGAATAA